A region of Subdoligranulum variabile DNA encodes the following proteins:
- a CDS encoding glycosyltransferase family 4 protein gives MEQAVWAVDGSFFGQRISGIQRYSIELLSALDAVAPAGMVEVVTPPGVRAPVYENIKTVTFGTRQGMAWQQRDYPAYLKQRGAKGLATCNVIPVFGFRGIAVVHDVCYRARPDFYTDLRGRLSAAWHRFQYRRIARVAQHIITVSEFSKSEITRYYGVNPERISVVYNAWQQMQRIAPEDGIFAKHPKLRRGEYYFSMANLLKNKNFPWVLRAARNKPDAVFAIAGGGSLETEAKRLGLADLPNVVYLGYVSDGEAKALMHHCKAFLFPTLYEGFGIPPLEAVACGAPRIYVSDTPCMREIYGDCAGYIDLKTNRGYVDDVTPPKQDAAVLLARYSWRKSAQDLLEILRKES, from the coding sequence ATGGAACAAGCAGTATGGGCCGTGGATGGCTCTTTCTTCGGTCAGCGTATTTCGGGCATTCAGCGCTATTCTATCGAGCTGCTTTCGGCGCTGGACGCCGTGGCGCCGGCCGGTATGGTCGAGGTCGTTACGCCGCCCGGAGTGCGGGCGCCCGTCTATGAAAACATCAAAACGGTTACTTTCGGCACCCGCCAAGGAATGGCATGGCAGCAGAGGGATTATCCGGCGTATCTCAAACAGCGCGGGGCAAAAGGGCTGGCTACCTGCAATGTGATTCCGGTGTTCGGATTCCGGGGAATCGCTGTGGTGCACGATGTCTGCTACCGGGCACGACCGGATTTTTACACAGATCTGCGCGGGCGGCTGAGTGCTGCCTGGCATCGCTTTCAGTATCGCCGCATCGCCCGGGTAGCCCAGCATATCATTACGGTTTCGGAATTTTCCAAAAGTGAAATCACCCGCTACTATGGGGTGAACCCGGAGCGGATTTCCGTTGTTTACAATGCCTGGCAGCAGATGCAGCGCATTGCCCCGGAGGATGGTATCTTTGCCAAACATCCGAAGCTGCGCCGCGGCGAATACTATTTCAGCATGGCCAATCTGCTCAAGAACAAGAATTTTCCCTGGGTGCTGCGGGCGGCCCGCAATAAACCGGATGCTGTTTTTGCCATCGCAGGGGGCGGCAGCCTGGAAACGGAAGCAAAGCGGCTGGGGTTGGCTGATCTGCCGAATGTGGTCTACCTGGGCTATGTGTCGGATGGGGAAGCCAAGGCGCTGATGCACCACTGCAAGGCGTTTCTTTTTCCGACGTTGTACGAGGGATTCGGCATTCCGCCTTTGGAAGCGGTGGCCTGCGGTGCGCCGCGCATTTACGTCAGCGACACGCCCTGCATGCGGGAAATATACGGAGATTGTGCCGGTTACATCGACCTGAAAACCAACCGCGGTTATGTGGATGACGTCACGCCGCCCAAGCAGGATGCAGCCGTGCTGCTGGCCCGCTACAGCTGGCGCAAGAGTGCCCAAGACCTGCTGGAAATTCTCCGAAAAGAATCCTGA
- a CDS encoding YifB family Mg chelatase-like AAA ATPase — MYAKVTSLGVTGLAGYLVQVEADLSGGLPQFNLVDLPDSAVKESSERVRSAVKNLHYPWPPSRITINLAPADVRKTGPVYDLPVFIGILAAQGKLPAPGPERAFLGELGLDGTLRPVTGVLPMALAAVQQGIKELYLPAENAAEAAVAEGLTVYPARNAQEVVLHLCGTELLAAAKPDGYDENGVWLGPDMADVRGQSEARRALEIAAAGGHNLLLVGPPGTGKSMLAKRLPGILPPLTYEEALETSAIYSVAGLLRGRDGLIKERPFRSPHHSVSATAIVGGGTVPRPGEVSLAHNGVLFLDELPEFSRDTLEVLRQPLEDGQVTVSRVHGTASYPCKFMLVAAMNPCKCGYLGHPTRECTCTPSAIEQYRRRISGPLLDRIDLHVEALPVEYEELAAEQGGESSAAVRGRVIAARALQQERYRHLPGVRCNAQLPGSALRRYCRMTSAAEKILRGAFERLGYSARAYDRILRVARTAADLDGSEMLDTAHLSEALQYRSLDRKFNIR, encoded by the coding sequence ATGTATGCAAAGGTGACAAGTCTTGGCGTCACAGGGTTGGCCGGATACCTGGTTCAGGTAGAGGCGGATCTGTCCGGTGGCCTGCCGCAGTTCAATCTTGTGGATCTGCCGGATTCCGCTGTCAAGGAAAGCAGCGAGCGTGTGCGCAGTGCCGTCAAGAATCTGCACTATCCATGGCCGCCCAGCCGCATCACCATCAATCTGGCTCCTGCAGATGTACGGAAAACAGGCCCCGTGTACGATCTTCCGGTTTTTATTGGCATTCTGGCCGCGCAAGGCAAGCTGCCTGCCCCCGGCCCCGAGCGCGCCTTTCTGGGAGAGTTAGGCCTGGATGGAACGCTGCGTCCCGTCACCGGCGTACTTCCCATGGCTCTGGCAGCTGTTCAGCAGGGGATCAAAGAGCTGTACCTGCCCGCCGAGAATGCCGCTGAGGCCGCCGTCGCGGAGGGGCTCACCGTCTACCCTGCCCGCAATGCACAGGAAGTCGTATTGCATCTGTGCGGCACCGAGCTTCTTGCCGCTGCCAAACCCGACGGATACGATGAAAACGGCGTCTGGCTGGGGCCGGACATGGCCGATGTGCGTGGCCAGAGTGAAGCGCGCCGCGCATTAGAGATTGCTGCCGCCGGCGGCCACAATCTGCTGTTGGTGGGGCCGCCCGGCACCGGCAAAAGCATGCTGGCCAAACGTCTGCCCGGCATCCTCCCGCCGCTCACCTACGAGGAAGCCCTGGAAACCAGCGCCATCTACTCGGTGGCAGGTCTGCTGCGAGGCAGAGACGGTCTGATCAAAGAGCGGCCATTCCGCAGTCCGCATCACAGTGTCAGCGCCACCGCCATTGTGGGAGGCGGCACCGTTCCCCGCCCCGGCGAAGTAAGCCTTGCCCACAACGGGGTGCTGTTCCTGGATGAACTGCCGGAATTTTCCCGCGACACACTGGAGGTCCTGCGTCAACCTTTGGAGGACGGCCAGGTTACTGTCAGCCGTGTTCACGGCACCGCCTCCTATCCCTGCAAATTCATGCTGGTAGCTGCCATGAATCCCTGCAAATGCGGTTATCTGGGCCACCCGACCCGGGAGTGCACCTGTACCCCCAGTGCCATCGAGCAGTATCGCCGCCGCATTTCCGGACCGCTGCTTGACCGCATCGACCTCCATGTGGAAGCACTCCCGGTAGAATATGAGGAACTGGCCGCCGAGCAGGGCGGTGAGTCCAGCGCCGCTGTGCGTGGCCGGGTGATTGCCGCCCGCGCCTTACAACAGGAACGCTACCGGCATTTGCCCGGTGTGCGCTGCAATGCTCAGCTGCCCGGCAGTGCACTGCGCCGGTACTGCCGTATGACCTCCGCCGCCGAAAAGATTCTGCGCGGCGCATTTGAACGGCTGGGATACAGTGCCCGTGCCTATGACCGGATCTTGCGGGTAGCCCGCACAGCCGCTGATCTGGACGGCAGCGAGATGTTGGATACCGCACATCTTTCGGAGGCATTGCAGTATCGCAGCCTCGACCGCAAATTCAATATCCGATAG
- a CDS encoding DNA gyrase/topoisomerase IV subunit A yields MAKKREKKTAPARPQLGDNVEILSAGEIIETPITETLETNYMPYAMSVIVSRALPEIDGFKPAHRKLLYTMYEMGLLKGARTKSANIVGSTMHLNPHGDAAIYDTMVRMGRSNESLLVPFVDSKGNFGKAYSRDMAYAAARYTEAKLEPVCEELFRDIDKDTVDFVPNYDGTTTEPTLLPVTFPTILANNTLGIAVGMASNICSFNLEELCNATIALMKDAKADLKEIIPAPDFVGGGTILYDAAEMKNVLENGRGSVRVRAQWSYDKTNNCIDVTHIPPTTTVEAIMDKITELVKLGKIREISDMRDETDLNGLKLTIDLKRGQDPDKLMARLFKATPLEDSFACNFNVLIAGQPKVLGVRDILLEWIAFRAECVRRRTYYDLQGKQKRLHLLQGLKAILLDIDKAIEIVRNTAEEAEVVPNLMIGFGIDEVQAEYVAEIKLRHLNREYILKRTAEIEELESAIEDLQDVLKRPARINKIIMNELSDVAKKYGKPRRCEILYEVPASEAEEPEQQIPDYPVHLFFTRDGYFKKITPQSLRMSGEQKLKDGDEVLFTCESTNSVELLFFTNHHQVYKSHAYDFADSKASVLGDYVASSLGMEEGEVPLYMVVTPDYKGWMLFFFQNGKCAKVPLSSYETKQNRRKLLKAYSDKAELACMRYLPEETELAIFTSNNRLLLAGSALIPEKSTRDTAGVNVVSLKKNARIARVTLSEGLELAEAHRYRVRTLPAAGAILRADDSVEQLTL; encoded by the coding sequence ATGGCAAAAAAACGCGAAAAGAAAACTGCACCGGCGCGCCCGCAGCTTGGTGACAACGTCGAGATTCTCTCGGCCGGTGAAATTATCGAAACCCCCATCACCGAAACCCTGGAAACCAACTATATGCCCTATGCGATGAGCGTTATTGTCTCCCGCGCCCTGCCCGAGATTGACGGTTTCAAACCTGCACATCGCAAACTGCTTTATACCATGTATGAGATGGGGCTGCTGAAAGGCGCCCGCACCAAGAGTGCCAACATCGTGGGCAGCACCATGCACCTGAACCCGCACGGCGATGCCGCTATCTACGACACGATGGTGCGCATGGGCCGATCCAACGAAAGCCTGCTGGTACCCTTTGTAGATTCCAAGGGTAACTTCGGCAAGGCCTACAGCCGCGACATGGCCTATGCTGCCGCCCGTTACACCGAGGCGAAACTGGAACCGGTCTGCGAAGAGTTGTTCCGAGACATTGACAAGGATACCGTGGATTTCGTTCCCAACTACGACGGCACTACTACCGAGCCTACTCTGCTGCCGGTCACTTTCCCTACCATTCTGGCAAACAACACGCTGGGCATTGCCGTCGGCATGGCCTCCAACATCTGCTCCTTCAATCTGGAAGAACTGTGCAATGCCACCATTGCCCTGATGAAGGATGCAAAAGCGGATCTGAAGGAAATCATCCCCGCCCCTGATTTTGTGGGCGGCGGCACGATTCTGTATGATGCCGCCGAGATGAAAAACGTGCTGGAAAACGGGCGAGGCAGCGTGCGGGTCCGCGCTCAGTGGAGCTACGACAAGACCAACAACTGCATCGATGTGACCCACATTCCGCCCACCACCACGGTGGAAGCGATCATGGACAAGATCACCGAGCTGGTCAAGCTTGGCAAGATCCGCGAAATCAGCGACATGCGCGACGAGACCGACTTGAACGGTCTGAAACTGACCATCGATCTCAAACGCGGGCAGGACCCCGACAAGCTGATGGCCCGTCTGTTCAAGGCCACTCCGCTGGAGGACAGTTTTGCCTGCAACTTCAACGTTCTGATTGCCGGCCAGCCCAAGGTGCTAGGCGTGCGGGACATTCTGCTGGAATGGATCGCCTTCCGTGCCGAATGTGTGCGCCGTCGCACCTATTACGATCTGCAGGGCAAACAGAAGCGCCTGCATCTGCTGCAGGGTCTGAAAGCGATCTTGCTGGATATCGACAAGGCCATTGAGATTGTGCGCAACACCGCCGAAGAAGCGGAGGTCGTTCCCAACCTGATGATTGGGTTCGGCATTGATGAGGTCCAGGCCGAATATGTGGCCGAGATCAAGCTGCGCCATCTGAACCGGGAATACATCCTCAAGCGCACGGCCGAAATCGAAGAGCTGGAGTCCGCCATCGAGGACCTGCAGGATGTGCTGAAACGTCCGGCCCGCATCAACAAGATCATCATGAACGAGCTGTCCGACGTGGCCAAAAAGTACGGAAAACCACGCCGCTGCGAAATCCTTTATGAGGTTCCCGCCAGTGAGGCAGAAGAGCCGGAGCAGCAGATTCCCGACTATCCGGTGCATCTGTTCTTTACACGGGACGGCTACTTCAAGAAGATCACGCCCCAGAGTCTGCGCATGAGCGGCGAGCAGAAGCTGAAGGACGGCGACGAAGTGCTGTTTACCTGCGAGAGCACCAACAGTGTGGAACTGCTCTTTTTCACCAACCATCATCAGGTGTACAAATCCCACGCCTATGACTTTGCCGACAGCAAAGCCAGTGTGCTGGGCGACTATGTGGCCTCCTCTCTGGGAATGGAAGAGGGCGAGGTTCCCTTGTACATGGTGGTCACACCGGACTACAAAGGTTGGATGCTCTTCTTCTTCCAGAACGGCAAATGCGCCAAGGTACCGCTGAGCAGCTACGAGACCAAGCAGAACCGCCGCAAGCTTCTGAAAGCCTACAGCGACAAGGCTGAACTGGCCTGCATGCGGTATCTTCCGGAAGAGACTGAGCTAGCTATCTTCACCAGCAACAACCGTTTGCTGCTGGCGGGCAGCGCACTGATTCCCGAGAAGTCCACCCGTGACACCGCCGGTGTCAACGTTGTGTCCCTCAAGAAAAACGCCCGCATTGCCCGGGTCACCCTTTCCGAAGGGCTGGAGCTGGCCGAGGCCCATCGCTACCGTGTGCGCACCCTGCCCGCTGCCGGTGCCATTCTGCGTGCCGACGACAGTGTCGAGCAGCTGACGCTGTAA
- a CDS encoding phospho-sugar mutase, with protein sequence MYQDMYERWLAADLDDPDLKPELESVKGDDAAIQDRFAIALKFGTAGLRGVIGAGTNRMNIYVVRQATQGLANWVKTQGGTQTVAISYDSRIKSDLFARTAAQVLAANGIKVRIYKALMPVPALSFATRYYKCNAGIMVTASHNPAKYNGYKAYGPDGCQMTDEAADIVYAEIQKTDILTGAKLISFEDGMAQGLIEYVGDDCINALYEAIEARSIRPGICKTAGLKLVYSPLNGSGLVPVTHVLKDIGITDITIVPEQKDPDGNFPTCPYPNPEIFEALRLGLELAEKSGADLMLATDPDADRVGIAVKCKDGSYELLSGNEVGVLLLDYICAGRIEQGTMPKNAVMCKSIVSTPLADKVAEHYGVECRNVLTGFKWIGDQIAKLEAAGEVDRFIFGFEESYGYLAGPYVRDKDAIIGSMLICEMAAYYRAKGSSIKEELERIYSEYGRYLNKVDSFEFPGLSGMDKMAEIMANLRANPPKDFDGDKVVKVVDYKNSEETGLPAANVLIYTLESGATVVVRPSGTEPKIKTYFTTKGKDLAEAQAQKDKLAAACKPLLA encoded by the coding sequence ATGTATCAGGATATGTATGAGCGTTGGTTGGCTGCCGATCTCGACGACCCCGACCTGAAACCCGAACTGGAAAGCGTGAAGGGGGACGACGCAGCGATTCAGGATCGGTTCGCTATAGCCCTCAAGTTCGGTACGGCCGGTCTGCGAGGTGTGATCGGCGCCGGCACCAACCGTATGAATATTTATGTTGTTCGTCAGGCAACCCAGGGTCTGGCCAACTGGGTCAAGACCCAGGGCGGTACCCAGACGGTCGCTATCAGCTATGACAGCCGCATCAAGAGTGATCTGTTTGCCCGTACCGCAGCCCAGGTGCTGGCTGCCAATGGCATCAAGGTCCGTATTTATAAGGCGCTGATGCCGGTGCCTGCCCTTTCCTTCGCCACCCGGTATTACAAGTGCAACGCCGGTATCATGGTGACTGCCAGCCATAACCCTGCCAAGTACAATGGTTATAAGGCCTATGGTCCGGATGGCTGCCAGATGACCGATGAGGCGGCAGACATTGTCTATGCCGAAATCCAGAAGACTGACATCCTGACCGGTGCCAAGCTGATCTCCTTTGAAGACGGCATGGCACAGGGGCTGATCGAATATGTGGGCGACGACTGCATCAATGCGCTGTATGAGGCTATTGAAGCTCGCTCCATCCGCCCCGGCATCTGCAAGACGGCCGGTCTGAAACTGGTCTACAGCCCGCTGAACGGCTCCGGTCTGGTGCCTGTCACCCATGTGCTGAAGGACATCGGCATTACCGATATCACCATTGTGCCGGAGCAGAAGGATCCGGACGGCAACTTCCCGACCTGCCCGTATCCCAACCCCGAAATTTTCGAGGCGCTGCGTCTGGGATTGGAACTTGCGGAAAAGTCCGGCGCCGACTTGATGCTGGCTACCGACCCCGATGCTGACCGTGTTGGCATCGCGGTAAAGTGCAAGGATGGCAGCTATGAGCTTCTCTCGGGCAATGAGGTAGGCGTACTGCTGCTGGATTACATCTGCGCCGGCCGTATTGAGCAGGGGACTATGCCCAAGAATGCAGTTATGTGCAAGTCCATCGTTTCCACCCCGCTGGCCGACAAAGTGGCAGAGCATTACGGTGTGGAATGCCGTAACGTGCTCACCGGCTTCAAGTGGATCGGTGACCAGATCGCCAAGCTGGAAGCGGCGGGCGAAGTGGATCGCTTTATCTTTGGCTTTGAGGAAAGCTACGGCTACCTGGCCGGACCCTACGTACGCGACAAGGATGCCATCATCGGATCTATGCTGATCTGCGAGATGGCTGCCTACTATCGGGCCAAGGGCAGCTCCATCAAGGAAGAGCTGGAGCGTATCTACAGCGAGTATGGCCGTTACCTGAACAAGGTGGACAGCTTCGAGTTCCCGGGTCTGTCTGGCATGGACAAGATGGCTGAAATCATGGCCAATCTGCGCGCCAACCCGCCGAAGGACTTTGACGGTGACAAGGTGGTCAAGGTCGTGGACTATAAGAATTCTGAGGAGACGGGGCTGCCCGCCGCCAACGTCCTGATCTATACCCTGGAAAGCGGCGCCACCGTGGTGGTTCGTCCTTCCGGCACGGAGCCCAAGATCAAGACCTACTTCACCACCAAGGGCAAGGATCTGGCCGAGGCCCAGGCCCAGAAAGACAAACTGGCGGCTGCCTGCAAACCGCTGCTGGCCTGA
- a CDS encoding glycoside hydrolase family 3 protein, translating into MRKEGLRCGAALLALLGLLCACAAEPAQSSAASTSQQTVAEVPTVPSTVEELLQQMTLRQKVGQLFMVCPDALDLSLTQEEIDDDKADGVQSMTEEMCHALEAYPVGGICQFGKNIEAPQQILAFNEALQAASAIPLLISVDEEGGSVARLANNPAFALPQYESAFAVGASGNAAAALQMGQTIGGYLKRYGFNMDFAPVADVWTNPENAVIGKRAFSRDAGTAAQMARAMAQGLQSEGILPTFKHFPGHGDTAEDSHSGLAHTEKAKVEMLSCEFLPFVQGKDESQTGPRAVMVGHIAAPALGTGEAPASLSHSVVTELLREELLAGEDVLVITDSLAMGAVTEQYSPGEAAIEAFLAGNDLLLMPAGLEEAFDAVLGAVQEGRIPEECLDESVARILRFKEQYAGLMVAADDR; encoded by the coding sequence ATGCGCAAAGAAGGGTTGCGGTGCGGCGCCGCACTGCTTGCGCTTTTGGGACTGCTGTGTGCCTGTGCGGCGGAACCAGCGCAGTCTTCCGCGGCATCTACGTCCCAACAGACGGTCGCTGAAGTGCCGACGGTACCTTCCACGGTGGAAGAGCTGCTTCAGCAGATGACGCTGCGACAGAAAGTGGGGCAATTGTTCATGGTGTGTCCCGACGCCCTGGATCTCAGCCTGACGCAGGAAGAAATCGATGATGACAAAGCGGATGGCGTACAGTCCATGACCGAAGAAATGTGCCATGCGCTGGAAGCATATCCGGTGGGGGGAATCTGTCAGTTCGGCAAAAATATCGAGGCTCCACAGCAGATCCTTGCGTTCAATGAGGCTTTGCAGGCGGCCAGTGCCATCCCGTTGCTGATTTCCGTGGATGAGGAAGGCGGCAGTGTGGCACGCCTTGCCAACAATCCGGCCTTTGCGCTGCCGCAGTATGAAAGTGCTTTCGCCGTAGGTGCTTCCGGAAATGCCGCTGCGGCGCTGCAGATGGGGCAAACCATCGGAGGGTATCTCAAAAGGTACGGCTTCAACATGGATTTTGCGCCGGTGGCGGATGTCTGGACCAATCCGGAGAATGCCGTCATCGGAAAGCGTGCTTTTTCCCGGGATGCCGGAACGGCTGCACAGATGGCCCGGGCCATGGCACAGGGGCTGCAGTCGGAAGGCATCCTGCCTACCTTCAAACATTTCCCGGGACATGGTGATACGGCCGAGGACAGCCACAGCGGGCTGGCGCATACGGAGAAGGCCAAAGTGGAGATGTTGTCATGCGAATTTCTTCCCTTTGTGCAGGGGAAAGACGAGAGCCAAACAGGCCCTCGTGCGGTGATGGTGGGGCATATTGCTGCCCCGGCGCTGGGAACGGGGGAGGCTCCGGCATCGCTTTCTCATTCGGTGGTGACGGAACTTCTCCGGGAAGAATTGCTGGCAGGGGAAGATGTGCTGGTGATCACTGACTCGCTGGCGATGGGAGCGGTTACAGAGCAGTACAGCCCCGGAGAAGCGGCAATCGAGGCTTTTCTTGCGGGCAATGATCTGTTGCTTATGCCGGCGGGGCTGGAAGAAGCCTTTGACGCCGTTCTCGGTGCTGTACAGGAGGGGCGCATCCCGGAAGAGTGCCTGGACGAGAGCGTGGCCAGAATTCTGCGCTTCAAAGAACAATACGCGGGGCTGATGGTGGCCGCCGACGACAGGTAG
- a CDS encoding DNA gyrase/topoisomerase IV subunit B translates to MAKKQQEYGNDSIRQLKGADRVRKRPAVIFGSDGVEGCAHSIFEIISNSIDEARDGYGNRINVTLFPDHVVEVEDFGRGIPVDYNKAEQRWNWDLVFCELYAGGKYAEGGGNYDFSLGLNGLGLCATQYASEWMTADIYRDGFHYHLDFQKGENVGGLQKEEYKGRRTGSVIRWKPDTEVFTDIAVPPETFQDMLRRQAVVNDGVTLVFTDKSGKDTQKYEYLYEHGIADYANEIVGDEALTPVHFCSGAAVGRDRADQPDYQVRMNVAFAFSNTVQTLEYYHNSSWLEHGGSPDRAVRSAFVSQINAWLKSKGLYKKNESAITFSDVQDCLVLVSSSFSTRTSYENQTKKAITNKFVAQAMTEFLKHQLEVYFIEHPDEAEKACKQVLINKQSREHAEKARITIKKTMTQQMDLANRVQKFVDCRTKDASRRELYIVEGDSAMGAVKQSRDSEFQAIMPIRGKILNCLKADYARIFKSDIITDLIRVMGCGVELGGSHNKDLASFNLDNLRFNKVVICTDADVDGYQIRTLVLTMLYRLTPTLINKGYVYIAESPLYEINTKNKTYFAYTEPEKADILRRIEGEKYTIQRSKGLGENDPEMMWLTTMSPESRRLIKVLPTDAERTAQVFDLLLGDNLQGRKEHIAEHGAEYLDDLDVS, encoded by the coding sequence ATGGCAAAAAAACAACAGGAATACGGCAATGACAGCATCCGACAGTTGAAAGGTGCCGACCGTGTGCGCAAGCGCCCGGCCGTCATCTTTGGTTCTGACGGTGTGGAAGGCTGTGCCCATTCCATCTTTGAAATCATTTCCAACTCCATCGACGAAGCTCGCGACGGCTACGGCAACCGCATCAATGTGACGCTGTTTCCTGATCACGTGGTCGAAGTCGAAGATTTCGGCCGCGGCATTCCGGTGGATTACAACAAGGCCGAGCAGCGCTGGAACTGGGATCTGGTCTTTTGTGAGCTGTATGCCGGCGGCAAATACGCCGAAGGCGGCGGCAACTATGATTTCAGCCTGGGCCTCAACGGTCTAGGCCTTTGCGCCACCCAGTATGCCAGCGAATGGATGACGGCAGACATCTACCGTGACGGTTTCCATTATCACCTGGATTTCCAAAAAGGCGAAAATGTAGGCGGTCTGCAGAAAGAAGAATACAAGGGTCGCCGTACCGGTTCCGTCATCCGCTGGAAGCCGGACACAGAGGTATTTACCGATATTGCCGTCCCCCCCGAGACGTTCCAGGATATGCTGCGTCGTCAGGCAGTGGTCAACGACGGCGTTACGCTGGTTTTCACCGACAAATCCGGCAAGGACACCCAGAAATACGAATACCTGTATGAGCACGGTATCGCCGACTACGCCAATGAAATCGTGGGCGACGAGGCGCTGACCCCGGTACATTTCTGTTCCGGTGCCGCCGTAGGCCGCGATCGCGCCGACCAGCCCGATTATCAGGTCAGGATGAATGTGGCGTTTGCCTTCTCCAACACGGTGCAGACTCTGGAATACTACCACAACTCCAGCTGGCTGGAACACGGTGGCAGCCCTGACCGCGCGGTGCGCAGTGCTTTCGTCAGCCAGATCAACGCCTGGCTCAAGAGCAAAGGGCTCTACAAAAAGAACGAAAGCGCCATCACCTTCTCCGATGTGCAGGACTGCCTGGTGCTGGTTTCTTCCAGCTTTTCCACCCGTACCAGCTATGAGAACCAGACCAAAAAGGCCATCACCAACAAGTTTGTGGCCCAGGCCATGACCGAATTCCTCAAACATCAGCTGGAAGTCTATTTCATCGAGCATCCCGATGAGGCGGAAAAAGCCTGCAAGCAGGTACTGATCAACAAGCAGAGCCGGGAACACGCGGAAAAGGCCCGCATCACCATCAAAAAGACGATGACCCAGCAGATGGATCTGGCCAACCGGGTGCAGAAGTTTGTGGACTGCCGTACCAAGGACGCCTCCCGTCGGGAGCTCTACATCGTGGAGGGTGACTCGGCCATGGGCGCCGTCAAACAGAGCCGGGATTCCGAGTTCCAGGCCATCATGCCCATCCGCGGAAAAATCCTCAACTGCCTGAAAGCGGATTACGCCCGTATCTTCAAATCCGACATCATCACCGACCTGATCCGGGTCATGGGCTGCGGCGTGGAACTGGGCGGCAGTCACAACAAAGATCTGGCCAGCTTCAATCTGGACAACTTGCGATTCAACAAAGTTGTCATCTGTACCGATGCTGACGTGGACGGTTACCAGATCCGCACCCTGGTCCTGACCATGTTGTATCGACTGACGCCCACCCTCATCAACAAGGGATACGTCTATATTGCGGAGTCCCCGCTATATGAAATCAATACCAAAAACAAGACCTATTTTGCCTACACCGAGCCGGAAAAGGCCGATATTCTTCGTCGCATCGAAGGCGAGAAATACACAATCCAGCGCTCCAAAGGTCTGGGCGAGAACGATCCCGAAATGATGTGGCTGACCACCATGAGTCCTGAAAGCCGCCGCCTGATCAAGGTACTGCCTACCGACGCGGAACGCACCGCTCAGGTGTTCGATCTGCTGCTGGGTGACAACCTCCAGGGCCGCAAGGAGCACATTGCCGAACACGGCGCCGAATATCTGGACGACCTGGATGTAAGCTGA